The sequence GCGCCCTGGTCGGCCCAGACGTCTGCGGAACCGGGGGTCTCGCCCTGGGTCCACCACTTCGCCGACCAGTTGTGCGCGTTGTAAGAGGCGGTTTGGCCGCCCGTATAGACAGAGGAGGAACTCCAGGCGGCGGCGCAGTCCGTGGCTGAAGCGGAGGATGCGAAGGGGACCATGACCGCCAGGCCGACCGCGACCGCGAGCGCGGTGAGGAAGGCGATGAACCGTTGTCTCGACACGTGCCACTCCTTGTGGGGGTGCGAAGTGGGACCGGAGTCAGCACTCAAACGGAAATGGTCTGAACCTGTCAATAGTCCAGACCAATTCTGAGGGGTCGATGGGAGGTCCAACGGAGAGGAATCGGCCCGGTGTTCACCCATGGGTGCCCGGTGCTGCCCGTGGGAGAGTCCTACTCGGCGGGTGAGGGGAGTGGAAGGGGGCGTGGCGGGACCGGGGTCGCCACGACGAGGGATGTGGTGGTCTGGCCGTAGAGGAGGAACTCGTCGAGGTCGGCTTCGAGGCCGTCGATGGTCGCCGTGTGGATCTTCAGCAGCAGGCAGTCCTCGCCGGTGAGCCGGTGGCTTTCGCTGACCTGTTCGTGGTCGGTCGCGAGGGCCATCAGGTTGGGCAGTTGTCCGGGGCCGGGCCGTACCCGTACCAGGGCGGTGACGGGCAGGCCGAGTGCCGATGGGTCGACGGCCATGCGGAAGCCGGTGATGACGCCGTCCTCCTCCAACCGGCGCACCCGGTCGGTGACGGCGGGCGCCGACATGCCGACGATGCGGGCGAGGGCGGACATGGGCAGGCGTGGGTTGCGGTGGAGTTCGGCGAGGAGTCTGACGTTCATCTCGTCCAGGGCCGGGTGTGGCTCGCCAAAGGAAATCCGCCTCTTCTTCTTGGATTTTCCAGGCACATTCGCTCCTAGGGCTTCAATATCGGCTTCAACGGAAGCCCGGTGCAGAGGAGAATAGCCGGGCGGTCAAGGTCGTAAACAGCGAATACGACGCCATTTCGGCGGGACAAGGGGAAGCATGCGGTATTCGCGCGTCGGGTTGTCCGGCCTGGTGGTGTCGCGGGTCGGGCTGGGGATGATGAGTTACGGCGACACCTCGCGCCGCGCCTGGCACCTGGACGCCGACGCGGCGCTGCCCCTGGTGCGGGCGGCGGCGGAGGCGGGCGGGACGTTCTTCGACACCGCGGACATGTACGACCAGGGCGCGAGTGAGGAGGTCACCGGCACTCTGCTGCGCGAGGTCTTCGGCTCCCGCGACGACTATGTGCTCGCCACGAAGGTGTACTTCCCGATGGGCGACGCGCCGACCTCGCGGGGCCTGCCCCGCAAGCACCTGCACGCCGCGGTGGACGCGTCGTTGCGCCGGCGGGGCACCGACCACATCGACCTGTACCAAATTCACCGATGGGACGACGCGACCCCGATCGAGGAGACGATGTGCGCCCTCGACGAACTCGTGCGGGCGGGAAAGGTCCGATATCCGGGGGCATCCAGCGTGTACGCGTGGCAGTTCGCCAAGGCGCAGTACACCGCCCGGGCCCACGGGTGGAGCGGATTCGTGTCGATGCAGAACCTCTACAACCTCGCCTACCGCGAGGAGGAGCGGGAGATGATCCCGCTCTGCCGCGACCTCGGCGTGCTGCCCTACAGCCCGCTCGCCCGCGGGTTCCTGACCGGCAGCCGCACCCGTGGCGGTGGACGTAGCACGGTCCGGTGCCGCAGCGACCCGCTGGCCGTCGACCGGCTGCCGTTGTCGACGGTGGGGGCGATCGAGTTCCTCGGGGTGGTCGTCCTGGCCCTCGTCGGGAGCCACAGCGGCCGCAACCTCGCCGCGCTCGCCCTGGCCGTCGGTGGGGTGGCGGTTCTCACCGATGTACGCCTGGCCGGTGAGCGCCTCGGGTTCGGATACGCCTTCGCCAACTGCGTCGGTTTCATGCTCTACATGGTCCTCGGCCACCGGATCGCGACGACCGGGCCCGGTTGGCGAACGTGACCCGGGCGAGCGGCGGAGCAGTGCGATGGCGGGGATCGACCAGCTCGGCGCGTGCATGGTCGTCGCCGCGGTGGTGGCCACCCCGTTCGGGATCGGCGACGCCGGCACCGCCTTCGTCCACCCGCTGTGGCTGCTGTGGCTGCTGTGGGGGATCGGGGTGGGAGTCTGCTCCTCCGTCATTCCCTACGCCAGCGATCAGTTGGCCATGGCCCGGCTGCCGCGGTCCGTCTTGGCCTTCCTGCTGGCGCTGCTGCCCGCGTCGTCCACTGTGATCGGGCTGGTCGTGCTTGGCCAGATACCCACCTGGCGCGACATCATCGGTGTGGCCACGGTGATCGCCGGTGTTGCGATACGCCAGGAGCAGCCGGACACGTCATGACCGGGGTCGGGGTCGGGGCCGGTTCAGGTCTCGCCGGGGCGTGGGCTCCCGCGGTTCCGGCCCGGTAGGTCGCGCAGACAGGAGCAGTATGCAGACCACGCAGCGCGCGCAGGAGGAGGACGGGTGGCCGGACGTCCCCGGCGACACCGCACTCACCATCAAGGTTCCCGAGGCGGACCCGCTGGTCCGGGCCGGGTTCCCCGCGCATGTGACCGTGCTCTACCCGTTCCTGCACGAGAGCCGCATCGACGCGCGAGTCCACCGTGAACTGGCCGAACTGTTCGCCGGGCACGACGCGTTCACCCTGACGTTCGGCGAGTTCGGACGCTATCCCGGCGTGCTCTACCTCGACCCGTGGCCGCACGACCCGGTGGTCGCGCTGACCAAGGACCTCACGCGGCGCTGGCCCGAAGCGCTGCCGTACCGGGGGATCTTCGGTCCGGGGCCCGGCCCGCACCTGACGGTCGCGGTCAGCGACGACCCCGCGGACTCCGGCGCCGCGCACGACGCGTGCGAGGCCGAACTCGCCGCGTCCCTGCCGCTGACCAGCCACGTCCGCGCGGTCCACCTGATCGTCTGGGACGGAGCACGCTGGCGGGACCGTACCGCGTACGACCTTACGAGGCCGGTCAGCTGTCGCGCTTGATCCAGTCGCTGCCGCCGTTGGGGTAGTCGTAGCCGGGGCGGTCGACGTCTGCGCTGGTGTGGAAGGGGGTGCCCTTGTCGTTGATGCTGATCGTGCCGCTGCGGGTGCCGCTGGACCAGTCCAGGCTCAGGTCCCAGCGGACGTCGTGCGCCTTGGTGTGCGCAGTGACGTAGAAGACCTCCGGGTCGGACTCGCTGACCTTGTAGGGGAAGTTGCGCTGACCGTTCAGGACCGTGGCCGTGGGGCTGCCGTTGTCGAGGTCGATGTCGAAGGTCTTGACGTCCACGCCGCCACCGCAGCCGACCCCCATCGAGTAGTCGTTCCAGGCGAGCGGGGCGCCGCTGCTGATGGCGCGTACGTGCAGCGCCTGCAGGACGACGGTGTCCGAGCCGGTGCCCTGGATGGTGAGGGCGATCCGCTGCTCGCCCGAGGAGACCCCGCCGTACGCGGCGGCCCATCGCGGCGCGTCCTGCTCGTTCCCGGGCGGGCCGACCTGCGCGGGCGCGCTGTCGACGAGGAAGTGCTGGCGGCACGGATCGTCGAAGGCGTAGGGGCGGACGCCGACGGTGAGCGGGGTGCCCTTGCTGCTGCTCCCGGTGGGCGTCGACTTCGCGCCCTGGGTGGTCACGCCCTGCGGGGCACCGGACGTGCCGCTGCTCGCGGGGGTCGACGGCGACGCGGACCGGGTGTGCCGAGACCCGGTCGGCGACGGGGTGGTGGACGGCGCCTTCGCGTCGGCCGTGTCGCTGCTCGCGGTGGCGCCGACGGCCTGCTGGTCACGGGCGTTGTCGCCGGCCCGGTCCCATGGGTGTGCGACGAGCGCCGTGGTCGCGAGCACGGCGGCCGCCGCGGCGGAGGCGATCAGCGCGTTGCGGCGCCGCCGCGGCGACGAGGGGCCACGCGGCAGCCGCACGACGACCTGGCCGTCCGGCTCGTCCGGCCCGCCGTCCCCGTCCTGCGCGGGTCCCGCTGTCAGTCCTGGTGCGGGCGACGGTCCGGGGGAGGAGGCGGGAAGTGCCGCGGTACGGTCCGACTCCGCCGCTGATCCGGTGCCCGCCGTCTGCGGCGCCCCTGCCCCGGCCGCGGGATCGGCCCAGCCGGCGCCCTGAGCTGTGTCCGGGGCCGGTGCCGGGGCGGGGGCCCACGCCGAGTCCGCGGCCGGACCGGCTGCCGCGCCCGCCGCCGCGCCCGCGACCGTACCCGCGCCGGCGTCACCCGAAGCCGCCGCCTCCGCCCGCGTCGCCGCCGCCTGATCCCCCCTGAGCCTGCGCGCCTCGTCCGCCAGCACCCAGCGCCGATGCAGCTCCACGAGTTCCTGCGGGGTCGCCCGGCACGCGCGTGCGAGGCGTTCCACCGGCGCGTACTCGTTCGGGACCGCGGTCCCGTTGCAGTAGCGGTGCAGCGTCGACGTGCTCATGTGCAGCCGCTTGGCCAGCCCCCCGTAGCTCAGTCCCGAGCGGTCCTTGAGCTCGCGCAGAAGCGTCGCGAACTGGTCCGTCTCCCTGGCTCCTGCCGCACCCGACACCCGTGCCTCCATTTCGCAGTGTCCCGTTCCAGCGTTCCAGGGGCACCGTGTTCCCCCTGCTCAGAGCGGTGTTCTGCGTTCCAGTGTCCCCAACTGTCCGCCGCGCGTGGCGGTTGGGACGGATCTCCCCACAAGCTCCCCTCATCCAAGCACTCCGACCACCAGAACCGCGAAAGAGGCACGACCTCATGTCCATCATCCGAAACACCCGTAGCCGTCTCCTCGGTGCCGCCGCGACCGTCGTGCTCGCTGCGCTCTCCCTGACCGCCTGCAGTGACGATGGATCGGGCAGCAGGAACGAGGGTGCTTCGACGGCTGACGTCTCGGCGACCTTGGCGCCCTCGGCGGGCGCCCCCATGGCCGCGGATTCCACGGCCGCGGGTTCCGCTGACGGCGGGTCCGCGCCGGCCACCACGGCGCCGTCCGGGGTCAAGCCGTCCGCGGGGTCGGGTGCTACCCGGCCGGCGGCGAAGGGTGTTCCCACCAAGGTCCCGGCCGCCTCGGGGGCGCCGGTCACCTGCCAGGGCTCCGACACGAAGGTGGTGGCGGCTCCGTTGAACCGTCCGGTGAACCACATGCTGCTCACGGTCACCAACACCGGCAGCAAGACGTGCTACCTCTACAACTACCCGGAGTTGAGGTTCACCGACGCGCAGGCGGTGCCGCCGGTCATCAAGGACTCCGTGCCGCAGGCCGTGGTCACCCTGGAGCCCGGCCAGTCCGGCTACGCCTCGGTCGCCCTGTCCGCGAGCGACGGCAGCGGCAAGAACGGCCGCACCGTGAAGAGCCTGGAGGTCTACTTCTCCGGCCGCTCCGGCGTCGGGAGCGTCGGCAGCGCCGCCCACCCCTCGCTGCCCGCCAAGGGCGTCTACATCGACGACTCCCTCGCCACCACCTACTGGCAGCAGACGATGGACCTCGCCCTGGCCTGGTGACCCCGGCGAACAACCGGCAGTGAAAGCCGAAAGCCGAAAGCCGAGAGCCGACATCCGCCCGGGCCCGTCGCGGGCCCACGGACCGATCCCTTCCGCCCGTACAACTGTTCCCCGGGCCGGCGAGTCCTACGTCGCGGGAGTTCACCGGAACATCATCCGGTCGTCGCATCATCGTTGAACGGAGCCCGAATGTCTCAACGTATCCCCCGTCGCGCCCACCGGCTGGCGCTGGCGGCTGCCGTGGCCGTGGTCAGCGCGGTGGTCGCACCGGCGGCGGTGGCCCAGGCCGCCCCCGGCGGCACCGCGCACGCGGCCACCGCGGGGGCCAAAGCCACCCAGAAGGCGCAGGTCGTCGACTTCAACGGGGACGGCCACGCCGACATGGCGGTCGGTTCGCCGTACGGGACCGCCAGCGGCAAGTCCGAGGCCGGCTACGTGTCGGTGGTGTACGGCGCGGCCGGCGGCGTCGACCAGGCGAAGCACTACCTGTTCGCGCAGGACAGCCCCGGAATCCCCGGCGGCTCCGAGGCACTTGACCGGTTCGGGTCCACGGTGGTGCCGGTGGACCTCAACGGTGACGGCTACACCGACCTCGTGGTCGGCGCCTCCGGGGAGGACATCGGCACCGACGCGTCCGGTGTCGACGCGGGCATGCTGACCGTGTTGTGGGGCAGCGCGTCCGGTCTGGGCAACGCCACCGCCATCGACACCGGAGCCACCGCGCACGCGGGGGTCGGCGGCTTCCTCCAGGCCGGCGACTTCAACGGCGACGGAAAGCAGGAACTGGTCACCTCCTACGGCAGCCAGACCCTGCGGACGCTGTCCGGGATCGGCGCGGACGGCAAGGTCGCCTCGGTCTCCGACCTCAACCTGTGGGATGTGGAGCGCGGCGACACGGTGACCCTGCACAGCATCGCGGCGGGCGACATCAACGGCGACGGCACCACCGACCTCGTGGCCCTGGTCACCGACACGGACGAGCCCGACTCCTACCGCGGCTACCTGCTGCTGGGCGGCGCGAACGGGTTCACCTACGCCGGATACGCCAAGCAGACCAGCGGGATGCGGGTGCCCGGCCAGAGCGTGGCGATCGGCGACGTGAACGGCGACGGCTACGGGGACATCGTCTTCGGCCACAGCACCGACTACTACGACAGCGACGAGGACCTGCCGGTCAAGGGCGGCGCCGTCACGATCGTCTACGGCGGCCCCCACGGTCAGAGCACCACCCTCCCGCCGGTGTGGATCAACCAGGACACCCCGGGCGTCCCGGGCGTCGGCGAGACCGGCGACGCGATGGGCGCATCCGTGGCGGTCGGTGACGTCAACGGCGACGGGTACGCCGACGTCGTCGCGGGCGTGCCCGGTGAGGACTACGACGGGCTGACCAACGCGGGCTCGTTCCTTCTCCTGCTCGGCTCCTCGAAGGGTGTCACCGGGACCGGCTCCCAGGTCTTCACGCAGAACTCCGACGGCGTACCCGGCGCTTCCGAGAGCGGTGACAAGTTCGGCGCCGTGGTCGGCGCGCTCCCGGCGACGCCCTCCGACCCGGCGCAGGTGGTGATCGGCGACCCGGACGAGAACGCCGGCACCGGCGCGGTCTGGGTGCTGCACGGCACCACCACCGGTCTGACCGGCACCGGCACCGCCAACTTCGGCTCCTCCACCATGGGCACCAGCGGGGTCGGCGCCTACTTCGGCGAGGAACTCAGCACCACCCCGGCCGACGTGGACATCAACGAGGGCGTCTGAACCCTCGCCCCGTCAACGGCCGGCCGTTGACCGTCAACGGTCGCCTGCCAACGGCCGGCCGTCGTGCGCCCGCCCCGACTGACGGGCGGGCGCACGCACGATCCCGACTGCGCCAATTCGGGGCCACACCAATCCGGGCTACGCACCCGCCGCCGTGGACGTACGGTCCGCGGCGGCGGTGTCACCCCAGCCCTGTTCGAGCGCGTCACGCAGCGCCGTGACCCGCCGCTTCCCGATCCGCTGCGCCAACTCCGCCTCCAGATCGTCGAGTACCTCCAGCGCCTGCCGGCGGCGGGTGAGACCTTCCGGCGTGAGCACGACGAGTTTCGACCGTCCCGAGCGGGGGTTCGGCACCACCTGGAGCAGCCCGAGGGCGGCGAGTTGGTGGACCATCTGGTGGGTCGCCGGGGGACTCACACCCATCTGCCGGGCCAGGTCGGACATCGGCATGCCGTCCGGATCGAGCTGGCTCAGCAGCGTCGCGTGCGCCGGACTCACCCCGCCGGCGCCGTCCTCAAGGTGCGCGGTCACGGCCGTACGGAACCAGTTGTGGGCCCGCCACAGCAGCTTGGCGAGCGGTTCCTGGGTCGACTTGTCTTCGCTGGGCACCGTGTTACCGTAGCACTGAGAACCATTAAGCTACTTAATGGTTTGCGCGGTGTCCGCCGCCCTTCCGCCGACGGCACCGCCGATCCGTGACTCAAGCGGAACGGATGGATGAGAGGCGCTCCGATGAAGCTGATCGCCCTAGAGGAAGCGTTCTGGTACGACAAGCTGCAGACCCAGGGCTCGCCGGTCGGCCATATCCCCCTGAAGCCCGAAGTGCTCGCGAACGTAAGGCGGTTGCTGCCCGACTTCACCGAGTTCAGGCTCGCGGACATGGACCGGAACGGCGTCGACCTGCAGGTGCTCTCCCTGACCGCCCCCGGCGTCCAGATGCAGCCGGACCCGCGGATCGCGGTGGCCGACGCCCGCATGGCCAACGACTTCCTCGCCACCGTCGTCGGCGAGCACCCGGGCCGGTTCCAGGGCCTGGCCGCCGTCCCGCTGCAGGACCCGAAGCGGGCCGCGGCCGAACTGCGCCGCGCCATCGAGGAACTCGGCCTGTGCGGCGCCCTGGTCAACGACCACACCCTCGGCCACTACCTGGACGAGCCGCAGTACGCGCCGTTCTGGGAGACCCTGCAGGACCTCGGCGTCCCGCTCTACATCCACCCGAACCCGGTGCCGTCCGACCACTGGAACGTCGTCCAGGGGTACCCGGGGCTGGAGCACGCGACGTGGGGCTGGAACCACAGCACGGGCGGGCACGCGCTGCGGCTGGTCTTCGGCGGCGTCTTCGACCGGTTCCCCGGCGCCCGGATCATCCTGGGGCACATGGGCGAGTTCCTGCCCGCGCAGCTCTACCGCGTCGACGCCCGCTACCGCGATCTCGACCCCGACGTGCAGCGGCCGCTGAAGAAGGCGCCCTCGGAGTACTTCGGAACGAACATCGTGATCACCACCTCCGGCGTGTTCTCGCACGCGGCGCTCGTCGACGCGATCCAGACCATCGGCGTCGACAACGTGATGTTCTCGATCGACTACCCGTTCGAGCCGACCGCGACGGCGGCCGAGTTCATGCGCACCGCGCCCCTGGCCCCACCGGACAAGGCCAAGGTCGCCCACGCGAACGCCGAGCGCATCCTGCGGCTCACCTAGCCAGCGCCGAGCCGGAAAACCGGAAGCC comes from Streptomyces sp. NBC_00448 and encodes:
- a CDS encoding amidohydrolase family protein; this translates as MRGAPMKLIALEEAFWYDKLQTQGSPVGHIPLKPEVLANVRRLLPDFTEFRLADMDRNGVDLQVLSLTAPGVQMQPDPRIAVADARMANDFLATVVGEHPGRFQGLAAVPLQDPKRAAAELRRAIEELGLCGALVNDHTLGHYLDEPQYAPFWETLQDLGVPLYIHPNPVPSDHWNVVQGYPGLEHATWGWNHSTGGHALRLVFGGVFDRFPGARIILGHMGEFLPAQLYRVDARYRDLDPDVQRPLKKAPSEYFGTNIVITTSGVFSHAALVDAIQTIGVDNVMFSIDYPFEPTATAAEFMRTAPLAPPDKAKVAHANAERILRLT
- a CDS encoding MarR family winged helix-turn-helix transcriptional regulator, which encodes MPSEDKSTQEPLAKLLWRAHNWFRTAVTAHLEDGAGGVSPAHATLLSQLDPDGMPMSDLARQMGVSPPATHQMVHQLAALGLLQVVPNPRSGRSKLVVLTPEGLTRRRQALEVLDDLEAELAQRIGKRRVTALRDALEQGWGDTAAADRTSTAAGA
- a CDS encoding EamA family transporter, yielding MAGIDQLGACMVVAAVVATPFGIGDAGTAFVHPLWLLWLLWGIGVGVCSSVIPYASDQLAMARLPRSVLAFLLALLPASSTVIGLVVLGQIPTWRDIIGVATVIAGVAIRQEQPDTS
- a CDS encoding Lrp/AsnC family transcriptional regulator; this encodes MNVRLLAELHRNPRLPMSALARIVGMSAPAVTDRVRRLEEDGVITGFRMAVDPSALGLPVTALVRVRPGPGQLPNLMALATDHEQVSESHRLTGEDCLLLKIHTATIDGLEADLDEFLLYGQTTTSLVVATPVPPRPLPLPSPAE
- a CDS encoding helix-turn-helix domain-containing protein; this translates as MEARVSGAAGARETDQFATLLRELKDRSGLSYGGLAKRLHMSTSTLHRYCNGTAVPNEYAPVERLARACRATPQELVELHRRWVLADEARRLRGDQAAATRAEAAASGDAGAGTVAGAAAGAAAGPAADSAWAPAPAPAPDTAQGAGWADPAAGAGAPQTAGTGSAAESDRTAALPASSPGPSPAPGLTAGPAQDGDGGPDEPDGQVVVRLPRGPSSPRRRRNALIASAAAAAVLATTALVAHPWDRAGDNARDQQAVGATASSDTADAKAPSTTPSPTGSRHTRSASPSTPASSGTSGAPQGVTTQGAKSTPTGSSSKGTPLTVGVRPYAFDDPCRQHFLVDSAPAQVGPPGNEQDAPRWAAAYGGVSSGEQRIALTIQGTGSDTVVLQALHVRAISSGAPLAWNDYSMGVGCGGGVDVKTFDIDLDNGSPTATVLNGQRNFPYKVSESDPEVFYVTAHTKAHDVRWDLSLDWSSGTRSGTISINDKGTPFHTSADVDRPGYDYPNGGSDWIKRDS
- a CDS encoding DUF4232 domain-containing protein is translated as MSIIRNTRSRLLGAAATVVLAALSLTACSDDGSGSRNEGASTADVSATLAPSAGAPMAADSTAAGSADGGSAPATTAPSGVKPSAGSGATRPAAKGVPTKVPAASGAPVTCQGSDTKVVAAPLNRPVNHMLLTVTNTGSKTCYLYNYPELRFTDAQAVPPVIKDSVPQAVVTLEPGQSGYASVALSASDGSGKNGRTVKSLEVYFSGRSGVGSVGSAAHPSLPAKGVYIDDSLATTYWQQTMDLALAW
- a CDS encoding aldo/keto reductase, whose amino-acid sequence is MRYSRVGLSGLVVSRVGLGMMSYGDTSRRAWHLDADAALPLVRAAAEAGGTFFDTADMYDQGASEEVTGTLLREVFGSRDDYVLATKVYFPMGDAPTSRGLPRKHLHAAVDASLRRRGTDHIDLYQIHRWDDATPIEETMCALDELVRAGKVRYPGASSVYAWQFAKAQYTARAHGWSGFVSMQNLYNLAYREEEREMIPLCRDLGVLPYSPLARGFLTGSRTRGGGRSTVRCRSDPLAVDRLPLSTVGAIEFLGVVVLALVGSHSGRNLAALALAVGGVAVLTDVRLAGERLGFGYAFANCVGFMLYMVLGHRIATTGPGWRT
- a CDS encoding 2'-5' RNA ligase family protein, whose protein sequence is MQTTQRAQEEDGWPDVPGDTALTIKVPEADPLVRAGFPAHVTVLYPFLHESRIDARVHRELAELFAGHDAFTLTFGEFGRYPGVLYLDPWPHDPVVALTKDLTRRWPEALPYRGIFGPGPGPHLTVAVSDDPADSGAAHDACEAELAASLPLTSHVRAVHLIVWDGARWRDRTAYDLTRPVSCRA
- a CDS encoding FG-GAP and VCBS repeat-containing protein, which translates into the protein MSQRIPRRAHRLALAAAVAVVSAVVAPAAVAQAAPGGTAHAATAGAKATQKAQVVDFNGDGHADMAVGSPYGTASGKSEAGYVSVVYGAAGGVDQAKHYLFAQDSPGIPGGSEALDRFGSTVVPVDLNGDGYTDLVVGASGEDIGTDASGVDAGMLTVLWGSASGLGNATAIDTGATAHAGVGGFLQAGDFNGDGKQELVTSYGSQTLRTLSGIGADGKVASVSDLNLWDVERGDTVTLHSIAAGDINGDGTTDLVALVTDTDEPDSYRGYLLLGGANGFTYAGYAKQTSGMRVPGQSVAIGDVNGDGYGDIVFGHSTDYYDSDEDLPVKGGAVTIVYGGPHGQSTTLPPVWINQDTPGVPGVGETGDAMGASVAVGDVNGDGYADVVAGVPGEDYDGLTNAGSFLLLLGSSKGVTGTGSQVFTQNSDGVPGASESGDKFGAVVGALPATPSDPAQVVIGDPDENAGTGAVWVLHGTTTGLTGTGTANFGSSTMGTSGVGAYFGEELSTTPADVDINEGV